The stretch of DNA ACCAGCAAGTTCATGATCAATGGGAAGGCGAAAGTCCCGATTGAGGTCTATGTTGATTTCCCGACGCCCGCTAGCCAAGAAATTGTTGCAACGCTTCGAAGTCGATACGCTCGCTATATTGAAAACGTGTTGCCTGATATCGCCAAGATTGGTGGCACTGAATGGACGGCCAGCTTCAAAAGCGCCGCGGCAATGGGAATGGGTGGACCCCCCGGGATGCAATCGACTTTTAACCGCCCCACCGTTGACATCACCGGTGCAAAGGGCGGTCCGCTGGTGAAGTGGGACGAAAGTAGTCAGTCAGGTCTGCTGTCGGACTTATTCCCATGGCGGGCAACCGGGCTTCCGAGCACCTTGAACATCTACTACTCGCAAGAGAACCTTTGGATATGGCGGCAGATGATGGAGATCATCGCTACCGTCAACGGTGCGGCGCAACAGCCCTACCAAGCCAAGATTCACGAAATCAATCGACTAAGTATTGGTAGCTCGGTGCAATTCGTCGCTGGTTCTATTGCCTCGCCCGGTCAAGCCGGCATGGGAATGGGAATGGGAGGCGAGATGGGACAAATGGCGGCCCAGCAAGCCGAGATGGCAGCGATGATGGGATCGATGGGCGGCGCGGGATACGGTGGTCCGGGATCCTCGCGAACCAAGTCACAAGGGAACGATCCTGCCGATGATCGCTACGTTGACGAGTCTAAGAAGCCAATCAAAGGCAGCACACTTCGAAAAGCACTTAAGAGCAATCAACCTACCGATGTCGCTCTCGCGGTAGCCAAACGTATTCCCGTGATGATGTCGTTGAAGATGAATCAAAGATCCGTCCCCGAGCTTCTTGCCGCGTGCGGAAGCGCGAAGCTAATGATCGAAGTCGAACAGGTTCGCATTTTGCCCAAGTCAGGTGCGTCGGAAGCTTCCGGTGGCGGTATGGGATCGATGATGGGTGGTGGTGGGCCGCCCATGGACGATGGCATGGGGATGGGAATGGGCATGGGACCGATGATGGGCGGCGGTACAGCAGCCTCAACGAAGCCAGCCGATGAATTCCCGCTCGATATGACCGTAGAAATTTACGGACTGATTTACATTTACAACCCGATGAATCGCGAACAGTTGGGATTGGAAAAGATCACAGAGAAAACGGTCGACAAGGTTGTTGCGACGATCAGCGGCGACGGCGAAGCCAAAGAAGAACGTGACGAGCCTGTCGCGGATCAAAACGATGTGTTGCCGACTCCTGACGCTGCACCCGCAAATGGTGCAGCACCTGCTGACGGCGGTGCTCCTGTTGAAGGTGGTGCTCCTGGAGTTGGCCAACCCGAAATCGATCCGGGGACTGGACCCGCAGCCGATCCTGCTGGCGAAGCGCCGGCGCAACCTGCCGTTGACAGTGCGCCGGTTACTGGTTCGCCGGCGAAGGATCCGCCCGACCGGGCGGTCTCATGGCTAAACAGCGATACGCGGTGGCGAAAGTATCAGGGCGATGCGAGTAGGCACTTCACGCCGTCACACTTTGCCGACCGCAAGTTACTGGTTTCGTAAGACTCATAGGATTGCTAAACGTATTCGTTTGCGTAACGCGATCAACACTTTCACACTCAATTCAAAACACTGCAATTCGTACGCGGGTATCCGGAAATCGGATTCCCATTCACGGGCAAGCTAGAGAGAAGCAAGATGGACGCTGATAAAATCAAAAACTTTTTCATCAGTCATTTTGAAAAAATGATCTTCGCAGCGATCGTGGCTGTATCCGGGTACTTGGTTTATCAGGGCGTCGGAAAAGAGAACTATCTCAACAAGCACCAGCCGGACGAGTTGATCGCCGATGCGAACCAAGTGAAGCTTCAGATTGACGAAGACCACAGCGAGCAAGTTATCGCCGAACGGAAATTCACAAACGATCGTGAGATTTTTGAGAAGACGGTTACCCTTTACGAACGCGTTGATCCCACACACTATCCGATTAAGAATGCCTGGGCCGATCCGGGCGCCGAAGCGGTTATTCGACGTCAGGATCCATTGCTAAGTCCCGTTGGCGATATTCGCACGATGGGTGTGGTGTGTTCATTGTCGTTTGCAGGTGCGAAGGCTCCCGACGACTATCCTGCCGCAAAGCTTGAGCCAGCCGATGAGCTAGAGAAAGCCGAAAAGAAGAAACGCCCGAAAAGAGGCTCACGGAATCAACCATCAATGGAAGAGATGATGATGGGAGGAATGGGCGGACCATCGTCCGAAGAAATGATGATGATGATGGGTGGCGGTCCACCGCCGACTGCACCTAAAGGCAAACGAGGTAAGAATGACGATGGTCGTCCAACGGGGCCCGCTCGCAAGTTGAACAAGAAGTTTGACCGTGGGTTTGCGGCCGTGCCTGAAAGTTCAACGAACAATCCGCAACCTAAGTTGGGTTGGTTCATTGCCGGCACGGCATTGTTGCCTCACCGCGAGATCTACGAGGCTTACGAAATGGCATTTCAGGATGCCAGCGGCTACAACACCAGTCGTGATACGCCGATCTATTTTGATCTTCAAGTCCAGCGAGCTGATGTGAGCGAAAAGGCGGTTGCCGACTTAACCGACGATGACTGGAAACTGATTTGGGATCGCTTCAAGTACACGCTTTTGGCCAGCAAGCTATGGAGTGGGTACGCGCCCGAGATCGTGGAAGAAGACTACCGCGACGAAAACATTACAATGTGGATTCCTCCGGTGCTTCTGGATGATTACAGCGATTTTGCTACCCATCCTGAGATTCCATTGCTTTCCAAGGCAGACCTTAAGATTCGAAAGCTCAAAGAACTTCAAGGTGATGACGACGACGAAGCCGTCAACCCGGATGATTTTGACTTGGAAAATGCTGAGTTTGCGTTGACGGGACCCAAAACGGGAGCACGCAACTTTGGGGCTGGGCCCGGTGGTTCGGGAATGATGATGGGCGACCCTAGCATGATGATGGGCGGCGGAATGGCGATGTTCGGCCGGGGCAAAGTGGAAGATGATCCCGTCATCAACAAGTTGGTGCGATTTTATGACTTCGCTGTCAATCCACTGACTACGCAATCGGCAAAGCCCGGACGTACTTACGTCTATCGACTTCGATACGCCGTGGTCGATCCAAACTTCCCTAGCGATCCAAGTTTGCAGCCCAAGTCGAGCCAGCTCGCCGCCGAGGTGGCAGCACGAGTGATGGAGAAGATGAATGAGGCACGCAAAGCCGAAAAGCGAGATTTCAGCATGTGGAGTCCTTGGAGCGATCCGAGTGATCCAGTCAAGTTGCCTTCCCTGCAGGAAGCGTTTGCCGGAAGCGTTGACCCAGGTTCGATTAGCATCTGGGATGTCGATGGGCGTGAAGTCGAATACCGTCGAGACGCTCCCACGGCGGAGCTGGCTTTGACTCAGATGGACATGAATACCGGCGTGCGAGCCCAGATCCTTCTGAAGAAGGTCGAAGAGGGCAGCGTGCTTAGCCACAAGACTCCGGCCGCCCAAGCGGTCGATCCAATTTCGCTTGAGGTGAAGAAGCTTCCCGACTACGAAATCCTCAGCGGGTCAACAGTGATTGACCTCGCCGGCGGTACCGCGCTGTCGATCGTCGAAGACGGGCTGACACAACCCAGTACGATGCTGATCTATGACGAAGTCACCGGAAAGCTAATCGTGTCTGATGATGTGACCGATCAGTTCGAATTCCGGATGAACAGCTACGCTGACGAACGAGGCGAGTAGGCTCGGCAACACTGTTGGGCTTGATGAGGCAATGAGCTGGGACTCTATCGATCGGTCATTCGCGACAGCGAATGTTAGAGCCCAGCGATCGCGTTGCGTGCCCTGTCCGTGCGTGAACCCAGTTCGTGAGTGAACCCAGTTCATTTGCATGAATCAGCAGACACCGATATCAACGAAAAAACCCCGCCTGGACAGTCCTAGGCGGGGTTTTTGAGTACGGTGAAACTGGCCGCTATTACTCGCGAGGGCGAATTGCACCTGTCAAGCCGCTGTAGTCGACTCGGTCGGTCGTGTGCCATAGAGGCTGACCAAGCTCAACTCGCTTGCGAAGCACTTCGATCTTGTCCGGGCTGCCCGCAGGAGCGTCGGTAGGCTCGAAGTTGTCGTCCTGGTTCGGCACAAAGTCTTCATCGTGACCATAACGAAGGATGGCTTCAAAGACGTTTTTGCACTGGCTCATATAGTTTCGTTTCCAAAGATTCTTAACCACGACCCGCAGATCCAATCTGCCTTAATCAGTGGTACTTGTTTCCGATGCGACGTGTCCATTGTCGCGGTTTGTTATCACATGCTTGATTATTGACGTGTTTGGGCTTTCGTCAACAAAAATTTACGCTAGGGAACCTCGTTAGGTGTTCTTTACCGAAGCCAATGGGGAGCAGGTAAGGTGTTCCGAAAGCTCCGTGCAAAGCACTGGCATCAGCGATGAATTTCGGCGAATGTTGCTAGCTATGTCGCAAGGGGGGAGAACCGCACCTTGATCGCTGTTCATGGTGTGATCATTCCCTTGTCAATGGGGGGCGGCGTCAAGGGCCGCCAGCGAAGTATTGCGAATTCATCGAAATCAAGCTGGGTGGTGCGGGTCCAGCACCAGGTTGGTAGATTGCAAAAAGAATTCGAAAATTTTTTTTGTAACTTCACAATCCTGCTGACACTTGAGATGCCTATGTGGATCCAACGGATCCTCCGTTTACCCCCAGTTCGCCGCGGTTTTCATTTGGTAACCGGCCAGATCGTCGAATCGGTGCCCGAGATCGCCCAAATTCAAACGGGATGGATGCAGGTGTTTATCCAACACACTTCGGCATCGCTGACCATCAACGAAAACGCGGACCCAGATGTTCGTCATGATTTCGAAACGGCCATGAATCATGCCGTCCCCGAAACATTACCCTACGTTCATACGATTGAAGGCCCAGACGACATGCCGGCTCACGTGAAGGCGTCGATGATGGGGGCATCGGTGATGGTACCGATCGGTGGCGGGCGTTTGCAGTTAGGAACTTGGCAAGGGATCTATCTGTGCGAGCACCGCGATCAAGGCGGCAGTCGCAGCGTTGTGGTGACCATCCAGGGTGAACCCGCCGCCTCGTGAGATCGGTGGACACGAAAAACCTAGCTCGCGTCCAACGATGGCCGACTGTCATCGATCTTGAGTCCCCGAATCGGCTATCTTGTGCGGCATGTGACCACGTCGTCCACCGCCAATCATCGCTGAAGCCTTCGCGATCGTCTTGGGAACTACTTTACCCCTCTGAACCTACGTGATCTTTCGCTCATGTCAAAATTTCAAACGTCACCCTATCCCATCGAGACGCTTCCACCGGGGATTCCTTACATCGTAGGAAACGAAGCGGCCGAGCGGTTTAGCTTCTACGGAATGAAAGCCATTTTGACGGTGTTCATGACTACGTACCTGTTGGGGGCCAACGGTGAAGTCGATCCGATGAGCGACACCGACGCAAAGTTCTGGGTCCACACGTTCGTGATGGTGGCCTATTTCACTCCACTGCTTGGGGCTTTCGTCGCCGATTGGTTGTTCGGCAAATACAACACGATCATGTACCTGTCGGTGCTCTATTGTTTTGGCCACTTGGCATTGGCTTTGGATGAGACTCGCTGGGGACTTGCGATCGGGCTAAGTTTGATCGCTTTGGGAACGGGAGCAATCAAGCCTTGTGTTTCGGCTCACGTCGGCGATCAATTCGGGAAAAAGAACTCTCATTTGTTGGCCAAGGTTTTTGGATGGTTCTATGTCGCAATCAATTTGGGGGCGTTTGCTTCAACGCTGTTAACGCCCTGGCTGTTGCAGAACTACGGATCCCAGGTGGCATTTGGTGTTCCCGGGGTATTGATGGCGGTGGCAACCTTTGTGTTCTGGCTCGGTAGAAACCGATTTGTGCATATTCCGCCTCGTGGTTCGGTAGTGTTTCGCGAAACGTTTACCGGTGATGGCTTGAAGGCGATTTTGAATTTGGCCCCTGTGTACGTTTTGGTCGCTATTTTCTGGAGCCTGTTTGATCAAACGGCCAGCGCGTGGGTTCTTCAAGCCGAGAACATGGATCGCACCTTTTTTGGAGTCAACGTTCTTTCAAGCCAAATTCAAGCCGCCAATCCATTCTTGATTTTGGTCCTCGTTCCCCTTTTCAGCTACGTGGTCTATCCCGCGATCAATAAGGTGTTCACGCTAACGCCGCTAAGAAAAATTGGGATCGGAATGTTCATCACGGTCGGCGCGTTTTCGATCAGCGCGCTGATTGAATCAAGCATTCAGTCCGGTGGACGTCCCAGCATCAGTTGGCAGATCTTGGCGTACATTATCCTTACGGCCGCTGAAGTGATGGTCTCCATCACTTGCTTAGAGTTCAGCTATACGCAAGCTCCCAATAGCATGAAAAGTATCGTGATGAGCTTCTATATGCTTTCGGTCTCGTTAGGCAACTTCATCACCGCTGGAGTGAATGCGGTCATCTCAAACGCGGACGGTACGTCTAAGCTTCCAGGTGCTACTTATTACTGGTTCTTCACGGGTTTGATGCTTGTTGCCGCAATCTTGTTCATCGTGGTAGCCAAGCTCTATAGCGGGCGCGAATATGTCCAGGAGTCACCGACCGCGGAAGAAACCGCTGATGCGATTTCATGAATCAAGACGATGAAGCTCGGTTGATTGGAATGCTTCGGCGCGTGGTGCGCGACTGTGGCAAACTGTACGCGACTAGCGCTCGATTGATGGTTCGGCGGTACCCGACGGAAATCGAAGGGCTGCCCGAGCGGTTTTCGGAGTTGATGGATGATCTGCATCGTGGACTGATCATCAAGGTTTACGTCACCATCGTTCGGGCAGACGAACGTTGGACGGGTCCAGAGAAGCGAGTCGCCGCGGCGCTGATCGAACATTTGTGGCAACAATCGCTCAGCGGCAAAGAACTTCGTGAAGCTGCGACAGGTCTGTTTCAACAAGCAGATGCCTTGTCGTGGGATTCGTTGGTCGCACCGTTTGTGCGCTACAAGGCACTGGCCAACAGCAAGGCCCAGGTGGGAACCATCGTGATGCGATTGGCCAATCTTGTGGCCAAGTGCGATGGTCAAACAATGCCCGAAGAGCAAATTGCTTTGCATTCGCTTCAACACGAAATTGATGCGGCATTGCATCCCGCTTCGCCTCAAGAGACGCTTGCGCCGCTATCGCGAGGCCGTCATGCTGTCGTGCAAGAAAAACAGCAATATGGTAATCCCGACGACGGAGCATCGAACCCGCAGTTTTCACCTGGGGAACAACAGCGCCGCTTGCAATCGGCGATGAATGAACTTGATGGTCTCATCGGGCTCGCCGAGGTCAAGCAGCAAGTGAAAAGCTACGCCAATTTCTTGAGGCTGCAGAACCAGCGGCAATCCAAGGGACTGTCCACCATGCCCATTAGCATGCACATGGCTTTCGTTGGAAATCCCGGGACGGGGAAAACCACGGTGGCTCGAATCGTGGGGCAAATCTTAGGTTCGATGGGAATGCTCAGTCGTGGGCACGTGGTTGAAACGGATCGCACTGGTTTGGTAGCTGAATACGCAGGGCAAACCGGTAAACGTACCAACGATCTTTGCGATTCGGCGCTGGGTGGTGTGCTTTTCATTGACGAAGCCTACAGCCTTATTGATACATCGGGCGACGACTCGTATGGGCGAGAGGCGATACAAGCTTTGCTCAAGCGAATGGAAGACAATCGTGATTCGCTTGCGGTCATCCTGGCGGGCTACGGCAATGAAATGAAGTCGATGATGCAGTCCAACCCGGGGCTCTCTTCGCGAATCAATACCCAGATCGACTTCGCCGATTACTCGCCGGCTGACTTGGGACGGATTTTTGAAACGATGTGTGTGCAAAATCAATACGAATTGCCAGCCCAAGCTCGGCATCGTTTATTGATTGGCTTTGACCATCTCTTTGGTAGTCGAGATCGGCATTTCGGCAACGGGCGGTTGGTCCGCAACTCATTCGAAGATACGGTTCGCCGATTGGCGGATCGAATTGCCAGTGTGGCGGAATTGAGCGAAGAATTATTAACGCGTTTGACGGTCGACGACATCAGTATTCCTGGGCTCAGTCACGAGCAGATTGAACGTCTTAGAAACCGCCCTCACAAACTTCGAATGGATTGCCTGGGGTGCCAAAGGCGGATTTTGGTGCAACCATCGGCGCTAGGAAAACGAGTCAAATGTGGTAAGTGCGGACACAAGCAAGTTGCCGATTGGGCCGATGTCTACCACGGATAGATAACCGACCTGACATGTGTTGAAACGGTCAATCGTTTAGACTGCCGCCTTTGGATGCCATCCTTTCCGTCAAGTCAATCTTCATGGCAGACTTTCAACTTCACATTTCCGGGACCCTCGGATTGCTGCTGGGCGTATGCTTGGCGGCCGGGGTGTTTGCCGATCTGCTTCACCTTCCCAAAGTGACGGCCTACCTACTGGTCGGCTTGTTGGTGGGCCCGAGTTTGTTGGATTTGGTACCGATCGACCACGTGCACATCTTCGAGCCGATCTTGAAGCTTGCGATGGCGTTGGTGCTATTCAACTTAGGGTGCGAATTCACATTTGCAAAGTTTCGCAGGATCGCCCGGCGTTGTTTAATACTTTCCGCCGCCGAAATCTTCGCAACCTTCTCGCTTGTCACGCTTGGGTTATTGGTCTTTGGAGCTCCCGCGAGCATGGCGATCTTGTTGGGTTGCCTTGCCGTCGCGACGGCTCCGGCCACAACAATCTTGGTGCTCAAAGAATTTCGCAGCGAAGGCCCGATCACCGAGAAGACTGGCTTCCTGGTGGCAATGAACAATCTTGCTTGCATCTTGCTCTTTGAGTTCGGATTCTTGTTTATCCAGATGAAGCAAGGCGGTGCCGCGTCCTCGTTTCTTTCCCAAGCTGGCATTGTCGTCACCGACATCGTCGGGTCCATGGTTTTGGGCGTCGTTGGCGGTCTGGTCATCAGCTACGGTTGCGGGTTTTTGAACTCCAAGCGCTGGCTTGTGTTGTTGGTTGCTACCGTCACATTCTTGTTGGGAATCGATGAGTCCCTGCATGTCCCCTACATGTTGACCTTCTTTGTGATGGGGGTGACTGTTGCCAACACGTCGGATTACAAAGCCAAGATTGTTGACGAGCTTGATCACTTGTCAGGGCTACTCGCCGTTCTATTCTTTGCGGCTCACGGCACTGAACTGGATGCGAAAGCGTTCGTTGCCGCCGGCGCTCTTGGGGTGGTGTATATCGTCTCTCGGATATTGGGAAAGTGGCTCGGCATTTACGTTGCCGCCAAGTTGACCAACCAGTCCAACGAAGTGCGGGTTTGGCTCGGTGGGTGTCTGTTCGCCCAGGCCGGCGCCGCTATCGCTCTTTCGACGATTGCAGTCGAGCGAAACCCGGAATTGGGATTGCCAATACAGGCGATCATTCTTGGTTCGGTGGTGCTATTCGAGATCATCGGCCCGCTGTTCATAAGAAAGTCTCTCATTGAAACTGGCGAGGTTCCCTTAGCCCAGGCGATTCACCATACCAGCCGCACGCCCGTACAACAGTTCCAAGCCGTGGTGGATCGTTTTCGAGCCGCGGTACGCAATGCCGAACATACCGTGGATGCAGAAACGGTGACGACCAGCCGCGTTAAGGTCAGCGATTTGATTCGCAAGACAAAAGGCATACCGCAATCCGCCAATTTTGATGATGTGATCGACCATATCGAACATTCACACGACAATACCTATCCGGTCGTCGACGACCGGATGGGAGTGGTGGGAGTTATTCGCTATCCCTTGCTCAGCGATGTAATGTTTGACCACAGCGCGTCGCAACTTGTTCGCGCCGAGGATTTGGTGAGTGAATCCAATGCAATTCTCCATCCCGACGATCCGGCTGCTCGGGCGTTTGAACTGTTCCAAAACGAAACGGACGATTGCATTCCAGTGGTCACTCGCGTTGAGCCAATGGAATTGCTAGGAGTCGTTCGACGTAGTGACGTCATGCACGCGTTGATCACTCAGCGACGAAAGCGGAAATGAGCACGTTGCTCGCCTCATGAATTGGTTGTTGCTTTCCGTTGTGTCGGCATTCTTGTTGGGTCTGTACGACGCGGCAAAGAAGACGTCCGTGCGCGGTAATGCGGTTCCCCCGGTGTTGTTCTGGGCGGTGACTTGCGGAGCTTCGATATGGATTCCATTGCTGATCGCGGGCCGAATCTTTCCCAGTGAATTTGCCGCCTGGAACCTGTATGTGACCCCAATCAGTGGTTCGATGCACTTGGCGATTTTGCTGAAGTCGACAATCGTTAGCATCTCGTGGACTTTGGCGTACTTCGCGCTTAAGCGTTTGCCTTTGTCGATTGCTAGTCCACTGCGAGCCATTGGACCGGTGTGGACAATCTTGATCGCTACGCTTTGGTTGGGCGAACGGCCGACCTACCTTCAGTGGATCGGCATTGCGATCGTGGTTGTCTCGTTTTTCGCCCTTTCATCGGTGGGTAAGAAAGAAGGCATTTACTTTCGCCGAAACCCAGCGGTCGGGTGGATGATCCTAGCGACCATAGTGGGAGCATGCAGTGGCCTCTATGACAAGATTCTACTACAGCGGTTTCATTTGGATGCGGCGACAGTCCAGGCGTGGTTTTCAATCTACTTAGTTGTCGTCTTGTTACCGTTGGTGGTGTATTGGCGCGTCTACGATTCCGTCAAGACTCCGTTTCAATGGCGACGATCAATTCCGTTTATCGCAATTCTTTTGTTAGCGGCGGACTTCGCCTATTTCACCGCACTGTCCGATCCCGATGCGTTGGTGTCGGTTGTATCTCCGGTTCGTCGCTCTGCCACCGTCGTTTCATTTGCTCTTGGGGTGATCTATTTCGGTGAGAAAAATGTCGGAGCGAAGGCGGTCTGCATCGCGATTTTGCTGCTCGGAGTATTCACGCTGTCATTCGGCTAAGGAGGCGTGCCGATTGCCTTGAGTGATCAGCCCGAATTGGTCTCAGTGTGTTGGGAGAGATATTCGATGTGGCAAGG from Rubripirellula amarantea encodes:
- a CDS encoding cation:proton antiporter domain-containing protein, which translates into the protein MADFQLHISGTLGLLLGVCLAAGVFADLLHLPKVTAYLLVGLLVGPSLLDLVPIDHVHIFEPILKLAMALVLFNLGCEFTFAKFRRIARRCLILSAAEIFATFSLVTLGLLVFGAPASMAILLGCLAVATAPATTILVLKEFRSEGPITEKTGFLVAMNNLACILLFEFGFLFIQMKQGGAASSFLSQAGIVVTDIVGSMVLGVVGGLVISYGCGFLNSKRWLVLLVATVTFLLGIDESLHVPYMLTFFVMGVTVANTSDYKAKIVDELDHLSGLLAVLFFAAHGTELDAKAFVAAGALGVVYIVSRILGKWLGIYVAAKLTNQSNEVRVWLGGCLFAQAGAAIALSTIAVERNPELGLPIQAIILGSVVLFEIIGPLFIRKSLIETGEVPLAQAIHHTSRTPVQQFQAVVDRFRAAVRNAEHTVDAETVTTSRVKVSDLIRKTKGIPQSANFDDVIDHIEHSHDNTYPVVDDRMGVVGVIRYPLLSDVMFDHSASQLVRAEDLVSESNAILHPDDPAARAFELFQNETDDCIPVVTRVEPMELLGVVRRSDVMHALITQRRKRK
- a CDS encoding POT family MFS transporter, with translation MSKFQTSPYPIETLPPGIPYIVGNEAAERFSFYGMKAILTVFMTTYLLGANGEVDPMSDTDAKFWVHTFVMVAYFTPLLGAFVADWLFGKYNTIMYLSVLYCFGHLALALDETRWGLAIGLSLIALGTGAIKPCVSAHVGDQFGKKNSHLLAKVFGWFYVAINLGAFASTLLTPWLLQNYGSQVAFGVPGVLMAVATFVFWLGRNRFVHIPPRGSVVFRETFTGDGLKAILNLAPVYVLVAIFWSLFDQTASAWVLQAENMDRTFFGVNVLSSQIQAANPFLILVLVPLFSYVVYPAINKVFTLTPLRKIGIGMFITVGAFSISALIESSIQSGGRPSISWQILAYIILTAAEVMVSITCLEFSYTQAPNSMKSIVMSFYMLSVSLGNFITAGVNAVISNADGTSKLPGATYYWFFTGLMLVAAILFIVVAKLYSGREYVQESPTAEETADAIS
- a CDS encoding AAA family ATPase; translated protein: MNQDDEARLIGMLRRVVRDCGKLYATSARLMVRRYPTEIEGLPERFSELMDDLHRGLIIKVYVTIVRADERWTGPEKRVAAALIEHLWQQSLSGKELREAATGLFQQADALSWDSLVAPFVRYKALANSKAQVGTIVMRLANLVAKCDGQTMPEEQIALHSLQHEIDAALHPASPQETLAPLSRGRHAVVQEKQQYGNPDDGASNPQFSPGEQQRRLQSAMNELDGLIGLAEVKQQVKSYANFLRLQNQRQSKGLSTMPISMHMAFVGNPGTGKTTVARIVGQILGSMGMLSRGHVVETDRTGLVAEYAGQTGKRTNDLCDSALGGVLFIDEAYSLIDTSGDDSYGREAIQALLKRMEDNRDSLAVILAGYGNEMKSMMQSNPGLSSRINTQIDFADYSPADLGRIFETMCVQNQYELPAQARHRLLIGFDHLFGSRDRHFGNGRLVRNSFEDTVRRLADRIASVAELSEELLTRLTVDDISIPGLSHEQIERLRNRPHKLRMDCLGCQRRILVQPSALGKRVKCGKCGHKQVADWADVYHG
- a CDS encoding DMT family transporter, yielding MNWLLLSVVSAFLLGLYDAAKKTSVRGNAVPPVLFWAVTCGASIWIPLLIAGRIFPSEFAAWNLYVTPISGSMHLAILLKSTIVSISWTLAYFALKRLPLSIASPLRAIGPVWTILIATLWLGERPTYLQWIGIAIVVVSFFALSSVGKKEGIYFRRNPAVGWMILATIVGACSGLYDKILLQRFHLDAATVQAWFSIYLVVVLLPLVVYWRVYDSVKTPFQWRRSIPFIAILLLAADFAYFTALSDPDALVSVVSPVRRSATVVSFALGVIYFGEKNVGAKAVCIAILLLGVFTLSFG
- a CDS encoding secondary thiamine-phosphate synthase enzyme YjbQ, with translation MPMWIQRILRLPPVRRGFHLVTGQIVESVPEIAQIQTGWMQVFIQHTSASLTINENADPDVRHDFETAMNHAVPETLPYVHTIEGPDDMPAHVKASMMGASVMVPIGGGRLQLGTWQGIYLCEHRDQGGSRSVVVTIQGEPAAS